A portion of the Lolium rigidum isolate FL_2022 chromosome 1, APGP_CSIRO_Lrig_0.1, whole genome shotgun sequence genome contains these proteins:
- the LOC124659516 gene encoding UDP-glycosyltransferase 75C1-like → MSPRPHFLVLTYPLQGHIAPALRLARRLLATAPDALVTFSTTEAAHRRMFPADAPDGADDGRLELLPFSDGTDTGYVPSSDHAAFNAYVAAFHAAGARSVGELVDALAARGRPVTRVVYTMLLPWAADVARERGVPSALYWIQPAAVLAVYYHYFHGHAGVVADHRHDPSFLVRLPGLPPLAVQDLPSFITDSTDPSDFFHSIYTTTRDLFDALDRETPKATVLVNTCEELEAGTLAALGAYDVLPIGPVLPAGDEAGLFKQDDAKYIEWLDAKPASSVVYVSFGSLARMAKEQLDELLQGLEESRRPYLCVVRKDNKAELAEAEARIKNGMVVEWCDQVRVLSHAAVGCFVTHCGWNSALEAVACGVPMVCVPQMSDQRMNAWLVECEWRVGARAEVGSDGVLRAAEVRRRVEEVMQGDARVAAAEWKRAVVEALGKDGSSDHNLRAFMECITSAVQ, encoded by the coding sequence ATGTCTCCGCGGCCGCACTTCCTCGTGCTCACCTACCCGCTCCAGGGCCACATCGCGCCGGCGCTGCGCCTCGCCAGGCGCCTGCTCGCCACCGCCCCCGACGCGCTCGTCACCTTCTCCACCACCGAAGCCGCCCACCGCCGCATGTTCCCAGCGGACGCGCCGGACGGCGCCGACGACggccgcctcgagctcctcccgTTTTCCGACGGCACGGATACCGGGTACGTGCCGAGCAGCGACCACGCCGCGTTCAACGCCTACGTGGCGGCCTTCCACGCCGCGGGCGCGCGCAGCGTCGGGGAGCTCGTGGACGCGCTCGCGGCGCGCGGCCGCCCCGTGACCCGGGTCGTCTACACGATGCTACTCCCGTGGGCCGCCGACGTCGCGCGCGAGCGGGGCGTCCCGTCCGCACTCTATTGGATCCAGCCCGCCGCCGTGCTCGCCGTCTACTACCACTACTTCCACGGCCACGCCGGCGTCGTGGCCGACCACCGCCACGACCCGTCCTTCCTCGTGCGGCTCCCGGGCCTCCCGCCGCTGGCCGTCCAGGACTTACCGTCCTTCATCACCGACTCCACCGATCCCTCCGACTTCTTCCACTCCATCTACACCACCACCCGCGACCTGTTCGACGCCCTTGACCGTGAAACCCCCAAAGCGACGGTTCTTGTAAACACATGCGAAGAACTCGAGGCCGGCACGCTCGCCGCCTTGGGAGCGTACGACGTGCTCCCGATCGGCCCGGTGCTCCCCGCCGGCGACGAGGCCGGCCTCTTCAAGCAGGACGACGCCAAGTACATCGAATGGCTGGACGCCAAGCCGGCCAGCTCCGTGGTGTACGTCTCGTTCGGGAGCCTGGCCAGGATGGCCAAGGAGCAGCTCGACGAGCTGCTGCAGGGCCTCGAGGAGAGCAGGAGGCCGTACCTCTGCGTCGTCCGGAAGGACAACAAGGCGGAGCTCGCCGAGGCTGAGGCGCGGATCAAGAACGGCATGGTGGTGGAGTGGTGCGACCAGGTGCGGGTGCTCTCGCACGCGGCGGTGGGCTGCTTCGTCACGCACTGCGGCTGGAACtcggcgctggaggccgtcgcgtGCGGCGTGCCGATGGTGTGCGTGCCCCAGATGTCCGACCAGCGGATGAACGCGTGGCTCGTCGAGTGCGAGTGGCGCGTCGGAGCGCGCGCAGAGGTGGGGAGCGACGGCGTGCTGCGCGCGGCGGAGGTGAGGCGACGAGTAGAGGAGGTGATGCAGGGGGACGCGCGGGTCGCGGCGGCGGAGTGGAAGCGTGCGGTCGTGGAGGCTCTTGGGAAAGATGGCTCGTCAGATCATAATCTGAGAGCTTTCATGGAATGCATCACTAGTGCCGTGCAATGA